The following proteins come from a genomic window of Chloroflexota bacterium:
- a CDS encoding DNA alkylation repair protein: MDWRSRVAELKSWALSERWEAREGGAFGLRDELEADFDRAFPVVRSWIANSHPYLRRAGVVVCRMRRGRCTPRQVALLLEAMEPALLERERYVRVNVGPFALASLAHVQPDVALPRIAQWAHREEEVVRWNVAMAFSQALGRRYPDVGLAILRLLATDPRRFVWRAVASSLRNIGRTYPRRVVPLLEDWLADDTRRAPAEVALAHIYK; encoded by the coding sequence ATGGACTGGCGGAGTCGTGTTGCCGAGTTGAAATCATGGGCCTTGAGCGAGCGTTGGGAGGCTCGCGAGGGTGGGGCTTTCGGTCTGCGGGATGAATTGGAAGCCGATTTCGATCGCGCTTTTCCCGTCGTCCGCTCGTGGATCGCCAACTCACATCCGTATCTACGTCGCGCCGGTGTAGTCGTCTGCCGGATGCGCCGGGGTCGCTGCACCCCACGCCAAGTGGCACTGCTCCTAGAGGCTATGGAGCCTGCGCTGTTAGAACGGGAGCGCTACGTACGGGTCAATGTGGGCCCTTTCGCCTTGGCCAGCCTGGCTCACGTGCAACCTGATGTAGCCTTGCCACGTATTGCCCAATGGGCCCACCGCGAGGAGGAAGTCGTGCGCTGGAACGTAGCAATGGCTTTCTCCCAAGCACTCGGCAGACGCTACCCAGACGTGGGGCTGGCTATTCTTAGACTTCTAGCCACTGACCCACGCCGCTTCGTTTGGCGGGCCGTGGCTTCGAGTCTGCGCAATATCGGCCGGACCTATCCGCGCCGAGTGGTACCGCTGCTCGAAGACTGGCTGGCCGATGATACACGCCGCGCCCCCGCCGAAGTTGCCCTGGCACACATCTACAAGTAG
- the rfbD gene encoding dTDP-4-dehydrorhamnose reductase: protein MRIVITGSEGQLGRALRAILHHHTLLNIDLPEYDITNYDQMTRLIPSFEPHLVIHAAAFTNVDGCEGEPDTAYKVNALGTQNIALACQRSNVPMVYISTDYVFDGTKGEPYLEWDTPNPQSVYAKSKYAGELITQLLLHQFYIVRTAWLYGTGSNNFVAKVLRNAAEHPTLQYVTDEVGSPTYAPDLAQAITKLIEHPLYGIYHFTNQGTCSRYEWAVEILRLAGKPDYPIYPTQGYTRAAKVPARCELRNFVGATQLGITLRPWKEALADWFAQYRGAEWGN from the coding sequence ATGCGCATTGTCATCACGGGCAGCGAAGGGCAATTGGGACGAGCACTGCGTGCGATTCTACACCACCACACCCTACTCAACATAGATTTGCCAGAATACGACATCACGAACTACGATCAAATGACCCGTCTTATCCCATCCTTCGAACCCCACCTGGTGATCCACGCAGCGGCGTTTACCAACGTAGATGGCTGCGAGGGTGAACCGGACACCGCTTACAAAGTGAACGCGCTAGGCACCCAAAACATAGCCTTGGCCTGTCAGCGCTCCAATGTGCCGATGGTGTACATCAGCACCGATTACGTCTTCGACGGCACCAAGGGTGAGCCTTATCTGGAATGGGATACTCCCAATCCCCAGAGCGTGTACGCGAAGTCTAAATACGCGGGGGAATTGATCACCCAGCTGCTCCTACATCAATTTTACATCGTGCGCACAGCCTGGCTCTATGGCACAGGCAGCAACAATTTTGTGGCCAAGGTACTACGCAACGCTGCGGAGCACCCAACCCTGCAATATGTCACTGACGAGGTGGGCTCGCCTACCTACGCTCCTGACTTGGCCCAGGCCATCACTAAACTGATCGAACATCCCCTCTACGGTATCTATCATTTCACCAACCAAGGGACGTGTTCCCGTTACGAGTGGGCGGTCGAGATATTACGCCTGGCCGGCAAGCCTGATTATCCCATTTACCCGACACAAGGCTACACGCGAGCGGCAAAGGTGCCTGCCAGATGTGAATTGCGCAATTTCGTGGGGGCGACGCAACTAGGTATTACCTTGCGCCCATGGAAAGAGGCACTGGCGGATTGGTTTGCTCAATACCGGGGAGCGGAATGGGGGAACTGA
- a CDS encoding alkaline phosphatase family protein has product MQKALRRHRRAVLARLSLVVISLLAFAAIGAASCYWLLSYVDSLYTYRTPLRGLPHPVEEGQTEPVSPQVVLVIVSGLREDVSQQLPGLAALRQNGAWATMIQHPATYPYSTWTTLVTGAHPEISNAPQMEKDHDYIQPIKVDHLFAAAQRAGLNSGIVGHQAWAKLVSPEFLYTRFYVQTRDAEADAWVASRAIGFLRYFRPNLLVVQLGQLDPVGLAHGGASQEYLETALVCDAIVSQIASELNLRRSVLIVVGDHGHLDEGGRGGDEPVVSRVPFVMLGQGVRPGEYGPITGEDIAPTIAAILGTSVPSAANGHILFDMLDLDEKNRAEKAVILAEQRVRLANMYLYSIGMGTLSETAEGDALVARSSVEVRNYPSAYWLARFSVEQADLEMSEAREDRILAERRRRALPITIAVLLPLLFIWRARSRRILWLIVAATLSVIALHLLYVNEGLVYSLSGLRDLRGFAEAAIRREAIALLPGLAILLWQTGRDPKITVVDVIYSGLGFNGLSLYLLSLGLAVTVYLNGPLITWYLPDFRLVFVQGTLLLQAILVAMAGLVVPWLALVILWTAYQANLGTRRLANLLLHRRHT; this is encoded by the coding sequence GGGCTACCGCACCCTGTGGAAGAGGGCCAGACCGAGCCAGTGAGCCCTCAGGTGGTGCTGGTCATTGTCAGTGGCCTGCGGGAGGATGTGTCGCAACAGTTACCTGGCTTGGCAGCCCTGCGACAGAACGGGGCGTGGGCTACCATGATTCAGCACCCAGCAACCTACCCTTACAGCACTTGGACAACTTTGGTGACGGGAGCACACCCGGAGATTAGCAATGCTCCACAAATGGAGAAGGATCACGACTACATCCAACCGATCAAGGTGGATCACTTGTTCGCTGCTGCCCAGCGGGCTGGTCTGAATAGCGGCATAGTAGGACATCAGGCTTGGGCAAAACTCGTGTCCCCAGAGTTTTTATATACGCGTTTTTACGTCCAAACCAGGGATGCGGAAGCGGATGCTTGGGTAGCCTCACGGGCCATTGGCTTCCTGCGCTATTTCCGCCCCAACTTGTTAGTGGTACAGTTAGGGCAGCTCGATCCGGTGGGTCTTGCCCATGGAGGGGCGAGCCAGGAGTATCTGGAAACGGCTCTGGTCTGCGACGCCATTGTCAGTCAGATTGCGAGTGAACTGAATTTACGCCGTAGCGTGCTCATAGTAGTAGGCGACCACGGCCACCTGGACGAGGGGGGGCGCGGCGGTGATGAGCCTGTAGTAAGCAGAGTGCCTTTCGTCATGCTCGGTCAAGGGGTCCGGCCGGGTGAGTACGGTCCTATTACTGGGGAGGATATCGCGCCCACGATTGCAGCCATATTGGGCACCTCGGTTCCCAGTGCAGCAAACGGTCACATACTCTTTGATATGCTTGATCTGGATGAGAAAAATCGGGCCGAGAAAGCTGTTATCCTGGCTGAGCAGCGGGTGCGATTAGCGAACATGTATCTGTATAGCATCGGCATGGGTACGCTCAGCGAGACTGCCGAGGGTGATGCTCTAGTAGCACGTAGTTCAGTAGAAGTGCGGAACTATCCTTCAGCGTATTGGTTAGCCAGGTTCTCGGTCGAACAGGCAGACCTCGAGATGAGCGAGGCACGCGAAGATCGCATTTTGGCTGAACGGCGGCGGCGCGCTCTACCAATCACAATTGCCGTGTTACTCCCACTGCTTTTCATCTGGCGAGCACGGAGCAGGCGGATCCTCTGGCTAATCGTAGCCGCCACCTTATCCGTAATAGCCCTCCACCTGCTTTATGTAAACGAGGGCCTTGTGTACTCACTAAGTGGCCTCAGAGATTTGAGGGGTTTCGCCGAGGCAGCGATTAGGCGAGAGGCCATCGCTCTGCTCCCCGGTCTGGCGATCTTACTGTGGCAAACCGGACGCGATCCTAAGATCACTGTGGTGGACGTCATCTACAGCGGGTTGGGCTTCAACGGGCTGAGCCTGTACCTGCTCTCACTTGGCCTGGCCGTCACGGTGTACCTCAACGGGCCGCTTATCACCTGGTATCTGCCCGATTTCCGGTTGGTTTTCGTCCAAGGCACTTTATTGTTGCAAGCCATATTGGTCGCGATGGCGGGTCTGGTGGTGCCATGGTTAGCGCTGGTCATCCTTTGGACAGCATATCAAGCGAACCTCGGCACACGGCGGTTGGCGAATCTTCTGCTCCACCGAAGACATACCTGA